The following DNA comes from Quercus robur chromosome 1, dhQueRobu3.1, whole genome shotgun sequence.
tatttttacaacaaattttaagtaacagattgttaCCGGatgtttcttcttaaaaaaaaaagattttgttattaattcttAATGGTAAacgaaaaagtaattttaatgatgaattcaaattagaactaataacaactttatacttaggatttgttgtgaaaatattatagactcTTGTACATAAACCATATTTTAGAGtttgttgatgcccatttttgatataaataaaaaaatgcccaacaacaacaaagcctaaTAACAAGTGAAAAAGGAATATAATAAGAGATTAGTAAGTAATAGCATAAACAAATGGCTCAAAAGGCCCAAAgaaaagaagtaaaagaaaTAAGGCCCAATGGGCCAACCCAACAGAGAGTAGTAGCAACAGACTCATGGGCCTAAGAAGAGGCAAATGTGGGGCAAGCCCAATAAGCCCATGCCATCTCCCATAAAAGATAAATATGGGCAGAAAGAATGCATGGCGTAGAATAAGACAAGGCCATACATCAGCGGTAAGAATGtcatgagaaagaaagaagacaaaataGGAAGTAATGGAATAATCACATTTTGGCTGGAGCACCACCAacctatacccagccaatgCAAGGGAAGTGAACTCATGGTTAAGGGATTTGCagagggtatggtttggtggtttgtgggggggggggggggggggaaggggagGGTCTATTTCTGGTATCCAGCCAATGCCTCGTTTGGGAGGTGCTCTGCTAGGAAggcattttttttccaaaataagtAGTAAATGGCTTGGACCACTTGATGTATGCCATAAAAATAGATAGAGAGAAACCCAAAGCTTTGCCCGTTGAAATAAGAGAGATGGACCCATGGCAGAACCAAACAAAcaaggatttgttgtgaaataagtagtggaagagagagaaagcattggGCATGCCTAGGTGTAGTGGAGGTCGAGTGGCTAGCGGGCAACTTTGAAAGGGTGCTCACAACAGATAAAAATGGTTGGTAAGCAATAGGGATAAAATAGAGAAATCGCATAAGCTTAATCCAATATAAATAGGAATAGTAGCCATAAATGGAAAGGGGATAGCGATTAGGGCAGGAAACAAAGAGAGTTGAAAGAGAAATaacagagaaaagagaaagagagaagtgaaagaaaagagagtgaacacgGCAGAAAAGACATGCATTAATAGACCATCAATAGACATCCTAACGAAGCAACAAGTAGCCATCCAGGCCTATTCCCCAAAATGCATAACTTTGACGCCTTAGCCTAATAGCAAGGTTATCCAAGTTGAGGTTCGGGCTCTCTTTGGTTCACTCCTTGCGGAAGAACTTGTTATTTTACATTCTGCTATATTggttatattaaaaaaaaaaaaaaaaaaattgcttcctTGACTAACCTTCCTGCTGCAACTTATCTTCCTGCTATAAGATATTTGCCCTTGATTCTCATGTACTAACATTTGCGGGCTAATATGCATATATTTATTAATGCTTGTTGTCTTTATTTTGGATGCTGAGCTTGTGCAAAAGCTGACCCTTTAGCAAGGTCCTGCTAGAGTATTGGGCCAAGCCCAACTCTCTGAACCACAGCAGAACAGGCCTCAGCCCAGCAGATTGGACCTTGGCCCATCAACATAAAAAGTACCTACAGagttcaaggaaaaaaaattctggtaAAAGTTATTGGGCTAGGCTAATTTTTGAAACGAAACCCAAAACATAACAACGAAGCCCATTAGATTCCTCTCACTCTCTTATCTGGGCCGAAACGTCCACACCGTTATATAaggaaaaacaataattttttttttttttttgagaaaaaggaaaaacaataattataattaaataaatctctctctcaagtctctGTGTGATCGCGGGGTGAGAGTGatcatagccaaaaaaaaaaaaaaaaaaaaaaaaaaaaatggatgacGAATTGCTGGAATTGCAGAGACAGTTCGAGAGCGCACAGCAAGCGAAATCGAGCATCCGATTATCGGAGCGAAACGTCGTCGAATTGGTCCAAAAACTTCACGAGCTCCACATCATCGATTTCGATCTTCTCCACACCGTCTCTGGCAAAGAATACATCACTCCtgtacctctctctctccctctcaatttTCTCTTACCTGTTTGTTTCCCGAGAAAATCAcagaaatgaaaataaaacaactcatttgtttgttttatgatatacatatatacatatggCTCTATGCAACAGAGGAAAACctataatcaattaattttaggCTGTGAAACCGGTTCATTTAATAGCTGTACTCTGATAATGGATACGAACTGATTCGATATttgattgttattattttgtttcttacaTATTCTCAGTTACCAAACAGAGCATTAgggtttgaaactttgaattcCTCTCTGATAATGTATGAGGATGAGGGTTGTTAATATTTATGTGCATGTGATTTCTTTTGTTGAAATTTGATGATAGTATGGTATGGTACAAATAGGAGCAACTGAGGCATGAAATGGTGGTGGAGATCAAGAAATTAGGGCGTGTTTCTCTGATTGATCTTGCGGACACTACGGGTGTTGATTTGTATTACGTtgagagtcaagctcaacatgTTGTTTCTGATGATCCGGGGCTTATGTTATTTCAAGGAGAGATAATATCACAATCTTATTGGGACTCTATGGCTGAAGAAATCAACGATAGGCTTCAAGAATGTAGCCAAATTGCTTTGGCAGAGATTGCCACACAGTTAAATGTTGGTTCAGAAATGGTCACCTCTGTGTTGGAGCCGCGCCTTGGGACTTTGGTAAACTTGTTTTTGCTAAATTTCATGTGATTTTAGAATgtgtaaagaaagaaagaaaaaattaactATGTTGGATTGAACATGTATTTGGATTTTAGGTGAAAGGTAGGCTTGAAGGTGGGCAGTTGTATACGCCTGCATATGTTGCTCGTGTTAGCGCCATGGTTCGTGGCTCTGCAAGGGGTATTACAGTCCCAACTAATTTGTCTGCGTTGTGGAGCTCACTGCAACAACAACTGCATGAAATGGATGGAGCCAGTGGTGTGGCCATTGACGGTTCATTTTTCCAATCCCTATTTAATGGGATTGTGAAGGAAGGCGAGGTTTTGGGATCACTACGTGCAGGAGTTCATTGGACACCTAATGTACGTAAGATAATCTAGACATTTTATCTGGAAAAATTTGTTTAGATTTATCTTTTGGGAATGCTGAGTTTTGATAGCTGTTAAAACTATTTCTGGTAGACTATTTGAGGTTTCTTATTCAATTTGGGCCTCCAAAATCCTCCCATGTTACCTAAATTAGAGGAGGAGAgaggggggggagggggaggagAAGCAGTTATCAACTGTTTTCTTACAAAGTCacgcaaatatatatatatatatatatatattttttttttatttaatatttttctgtGGATTAGCaataaatatttcttaaaataaactAGGAGAATAGGGTATACAATGACTTCTCCTAGATGTTACAATCTGAGAAAGAATTAAATGGACACTGCTTACAACATTTGTCCAATAATACAAGGATCTAAGAACTAAGTACTATCTAATTCTGGTTATGCTCAAAAccattatagaaatatgaaatcTGCCATTGGAATATGGTTCTTGGCTGTTTGATGTGGGTTGTTTGGATGGAAAGAAACCAGCGCTCTTTTGAGGCTATAGAGAAATCACTTGATCAATTACATGCTCTCAGCCAAAGTACTATTTTCAATTGGGCTAGGTGCTGGGGCTCCACAAACTGTTCTTCTACTCTGGAGTTTCTTACTTCCCTTAGAAGTGCCCcttaagttgtttttgtttgCTGCTTTAtgtgttcaccatcatgaacaccttgttCTTTGCTATTTTCGTTTTTTCTTCATGATTAATATACTTCttattacttatccaaaaaaaaaaaaaaggtttaccCCCTTATGTATATGCAAGAAAATTTGTGCTTATTATTTtgattgctctctctctctctctctctctctccccccccccccccccccttcttccCCTTGAGGGATAGAGATAGAGACTTTTCAAAGAGAAGTGGGGGTGACATGTATGTGGTATCCTTAAAGCTCCCCCCTTTCTCTTTCAATAATCAAAGCCCTTTTAGCTGTTGTAAAATTTAAACAGTTGTGGTTTCACATTATGGAGACTTGTGCAACAGGTCTTTGCCATTGCTCAAAAGGAGTGTGTAGATTCTTTCTTTTCACAGGTATGGAGTCCTCTTCTTTCACCTATCCATAATTTACTACTTTGGATATTTAATGTATCATGTGTCCCTAATGCGATCTGTATATCAAAATGCATgttcaaatccttttttttttttttttccttatttcaagtctcataatttttcataaaccttTTCCCTTGTTGCAACCTAAATTGTGACTAGGTCGATTTTCCCCTTGCATGTGTAATCTATGTTGTATTAGAGTGATCGCTAACCTAAGCTGAGCACAAATTCAATGTCACAATATTATGTGATTTTGTGAAATTCTATGTTCATATAGATTACTAATTACTTCAAAGCTAGGTTCCACTTTTTTAAGTGACTGAATTCCATCTGGGTTTGGAACATTTTATATTCATTTAAGCTTTGTTTCATTTTTCAGAGAATTTCTgaaagtttttcaattttctattctttgtttctCCCGTATCACTGCAGAATTCTTTTATCAGCTATGAAAATCTGCATAAACTTGGAATTTCCCAGCCCGTTCAGTTCTTGCAGGTATTTTGTGGATTTCATTCCAATTCTATGTTTGTGGAGGTCATAGGATTTCTGTGaagtaaatattttgttttttattcttctctggATTTTATCTAATCAAACCATGGCTATGCACTCCAATTTAGTCCAGATATCCTGAAGGTGTGCCTTTAGTCTCTGTGTTTGTTCACCCCTCAATGATTGAGATGCTGGATGCTGCTACTGAGGATGCTCTTGAGGGTGGTAGTTGGTAAGGGCATGACTTAGATGTTATCTTTCAATCCTTATTCTTTTCCTCCCTGTTTCCATTGTTAGCTTTTTAATTAGGGCTATAAATAAATCAAGCTATTTATGAATAGCTTGCGCTccgctaaaaaaaaaactagtttatgTTCGTTAATTTAGCAAATGAGCCAAGCTCAAGCCTAAGTTTAGGCTTGATTATTAAACAAGCCaaactcaaacataataatgtgtttgtgAACAAGCTCGTGAGTATGATGCTTGATTTAAGTAGATGCAATATTAGATGTTTTTATGTATACATGTgtaaaaatatgtttatatagACGTAAGATTGGATTGTGTAACTTTGTTAATAAGTTCAAAAGATACcaaattatcaaccaaaaataCACACTATTCCTTTTTGTAAtttatgacaatatttttttaacatttaatttaTTGACAACTTAAATAGTCCATTTATTGTaaaaagatttatatatatatatattaattttttaacaagatggttggaaaatataattttcataagtTCATAATGAAAATCATATTATCTAATTATCTCAAATAATGTAATTTCATTTATGATTTAGTCATTAATTATTTGCATAGATTTGTGAAgggttaaaaaattttagtcaatgtgtttattacatataaaagaaagaataagttAACCAAGTAGCTCCTTGTGAACAAGCTTGATCgtgttcaacaagaaaatgaaCCAAGCTTCTTGAAAAACTAGGATACAATACATCGAGGATacgacaattaattaattaatcaatatttatttttagatatatgtattttatatttcaaataagttatgtttattttggatttaaaaagtatgtaacaacaataaaaagtttggaaatatatctaaaattaatttaaagacaataaaatattgTCTAAAGTACAAACAAAAGAGTTCAAATAATCTAAACACTCATAAAAAGAGTTCAAATAAACAACATTTAACATCAAAATAGAACAGTTTGCGTACTTGACACACTTGTGTCTGTGTCAGATACGTGTCTAACACTAGTACGTTTGCAATTTTTCCATGTTCGTGCTTCCTAGGTAATTGTAATCTAGTATTGTGATGAGCTTGAGCTCGACtcttattcaaaataaaattaaataaaaatctttaacTTTTATTGCTCGGATTGACTTGGCTTGTTTACAGCTCTAATTTTGAGCAAttagtaaatttattcaaacacTGACACGTACACCACTCTTATTGGCCAAGGATGTGCGTATATCACTGCATTGGGCAGCATGGTGTTCCAAGCTATCACTTATTTATTCATCATACAAAGATGAGATTTTTcttagtttgtttatttatgtcTGGAATTAAATAAGCTACATGAACTTGTTAGATAAACTCAGTGAGACACTTCCTtgtaaatatattttgagaCACTTTCCAATTGAGTTTATTATGTTAAGACAAAATTTGCTTCTTTCTTGACTGGTATGATTGATGAACCAATACAGGATTGATTCTCTTTCTGTATTACCTGCATCATTTGGACCCCAGGACGCTTTTAAAATTATGTCCCTCTGCCCATCTGTTCAGCTGGCTCTCAAGGTGACTTTCTGATAGCAGCATGAAAGCTTATTGATTTCACATTTGCTTTATTGACTCATACAACCATCTGTTTCTTGTTTCCTGGCAGTCTAATAAAGCACTCGTTTTTGGGGAGTCTTATGTATTTAGCAATGGCTTTGTCAAGGTATGGCCCTTGAAATATAGTCACTGAGTTGTTATGTTATGAACCTCATTTCAATTATATATGTGTATTTATGCTTTTGAAAAAGTTTAGCAGTGTGTAAACAGCAAAGATGGCTAGTTGGTTCAGTAGCTTCAGTTAACATGGCATTCTAgataaatgatattgttatcTCAGCTGCTATCATTTGtaataaaacaagaaataagAAGCCAAGAAATTTTTTCAGTATTTTGCATCCCTGTTGTAGGAGCTACAGATTAGGCagcccaagcccacttagaatagtAGTGCCCTGTACTTCAACCCAAGCCCAAACAATGGAGTGTTTGTTTGTAGAGGTGGGAAGACATTTACAGTATAGCTGTGTGCTAAGTTTAAGGTTATGAAAGTGGTGCCCAAATAAGGAAGAATGAATCAAGTAGTTGATGAAAAAAAGTTCTCCTCGGTCACTTCCGAGGAAGGGTTCTTAAATAAGATAGACTATGGTTTTTATTAAGCAATACACTGTTCACTTTTCTGCTTCTtactttctctttctaaaaattcCTCCCCCTTCCGTTCTAGAACTTCATTCCTCTTATATATCCTCCTTGATAtcctagccctccacttgtaTGCCCCATAGCTCTTCCctggatacttgtcccatcagggcTTTGTTGAAGGTGGCAGAAGGGGTTGCTAGCTGTGAAAACACTATTtaggggtcatttcctcattaatgcagttGATAAGGTTGttatagagcattcaatgtaGGGGTGGAGGGTATAACCTTTCAAGAAGCTTCCTCCCACCGCACGGATCCTCTCTTACAGCTTCATTTGTCCCAGTTGGGCGCTCATAAGATGCTATGTCTTTTCTCCATTCTCTTCTCGGGTTGACCAGCTCCTCGGGTCATATGCACTTTTATAAATGAGTTAGTGCATGGTGCCCCGTCTCTTTCTCTTCTCGGTTCTCGGACACCCTACACTTGTTTTGTTGTAAATTTATATGTTAGCTGAGATTTTGGCATGAAAAAGATGATCCAATTTCTTGCCTCATCAGCTGTATTCTTAAATAAAACCCTGTAGCTCAATCCATTTGATTGATAAATAACTTCAAACagatttcttctctttttgtgcttttaaattttgaaagacAAGAACCTAGGATATTTAGTAATTGTTGAAGAATGTTTACATTTATTGATATTAGTTTTTCTCTCATGAAATTCTGATGTTTGCAATTTTGTCTCTTTGTTGTTTAGGTTGTGTATGATCGAATGGAGAAAGAGTTGGAACACGTTAGTGTTTCAGGGTCTTCTGGTATTATACTGTCTGATGATTCAC
Coding sequences within:
- the LOC126732549 gene encoding E3 UFM1-protein ligase 1 homolog isoform X3, whose translation is MDDELLELQRQFESAQQAKSSIRLSERNVVELVQKLHELHIIDFDLLHTVSGKEYITPEQLRHEMVVEIKKLGRVSLIDLADTTGVDLYYVESQAQHVVSDDPGLMLFQGEIISQSYWDSMAEEINDRLQECSQIALAEIATQLNVGSEMVTSVLEPRLGTLVKGRLEGGQLYTPAYVARVSAMVRGSARGITVPTNLSALWSSLQQQLHEMDGASGVAIDGSFFQSLFNGIVKEGEVLGSLRAGVHWTPNVFAIAQKECVDSFFSQNSFISYENLHKLGISQPVQFLQSRYPEGVPLVSVFVHPSMIEMLDAATEDALEGGSWIDSLSVLPASFGPQDAFKIMSLCPSVQLALKSNKALVFGESYVFSNGFVKVVYDRMEKELEHVSVSGSSGIILSDDSQFVNAAKVGHDSNRSIESFDTGSETGNSKQAVEKGPKKRKGKSAGNAGAPESVSDNQEYVPTKSKKNQRKGKDTSSLQVSDSKTGAKKESVRAKDDNLSIPSEEWVMQKILMLVPDFEEQGVDDPETILRPLANHLRPMLINSLKARRKAVFTENADRIKRLLDNLQRKLDESFLSMQLYERALDLFEDDQSTSDIHNKLKNGIEVEEAQNSESVSLSPGERTAIAKSFPGSLSNKALAVVDALEGKRVETFMDAFREIVEESGLLLKKLDKKLERTLLHSYRKDLTSQVSAETDPVSLLAKVVSLLYIQVHHKALQAPGRAISVAVSRLKDKLDDSAYKILTDYQTATVTLLALISAATGGEEDCSSDRILTKRELLENQMPALKGLVLSAS